A segment of the Salvelinus namaycush isolate Seneca chromosome 3, SaNama_1.0, whole genome shotgun sequence genome:
ATTTCTGGGAGAAGTTGATTGTAAATGTTAGACAGATATTTTGTTAGTCTATTCTACCGACCATTGCTGTGATGTACAAAGTGGGATGCAAGTAAAGTGTAAGATtaatattttgtatttgttttaggCTTTTATCCTTTGCTGATTAATCCTCATGTTATCCAAACAGTTCAAATATGGTAATAATTTGGATTAATGTCCCGGCTCCATGTTTACATAATTTAAATGTAAATCAATTGAATGTAAATAGTTGATAATGGTAAATTATGATATTTTGCTACCTTTCATTGTAATCTATATTTTATTTATGGATGGTGACATTGTTATGTTTTACATAAATAGATGTGGGCCTGGCCTATTTTTTGTGTTAAAGTTTCAAATTGTTAATTGGAAGAATGCAGCATATATATAAGGTGGCTTGGTAATAAAAGCATGTGTTTTGACAAACGTCCTGTGTTTATTTATACTTAGCTTGGGTGAAGGCTCAGTATGATCATTTTGGGACCAACCCTTTTTTGAAGTCATGGAGTCCCAACTGCAAAAATGATTCTTATGAGAAGGATGCAGGGAGTGGGGGGAGGGGTCATCACTAGCTTCAGTAGCCACAAAGTTATAAACCCcgcccatttctacaatttattATCTTAGAATCTTATTTTAAAGTTAAgcctaactttaaccacactgctaaacttatgcctgaccctaaccttaaattaagaccaaaaaataaaaaatttgtagccaattttgactgtggctgtggaatctgacagATGTATAATAAAAACTGGAAACCGGTGGGTGGGGGTTGTCAAACTTGGATTACCGTACTTCATGACTATGCCTTACCCAGTTTCCCGGCTCGCTTCAACTCAGTTCCTGTAACTTTAGATAGCGACGCATCCAGGTTCGAGGAGCTGGGATGGCGGAGAAGAGCCCTGACTCCAACGGCTCAGTTGACCAGTGTCCCGCCCTGTCTCCGGAACAGAGAATGCAGTCAGCTGGGATCGGGGCATCCAAATGGGTCCGTCTGAATGTCGGTGGGACATACTTTCTCACAACGAGGCAAACGTTGTGCCGAGACTCAAAATCATTCCTGTACCGTCTGTGCCAGGCCGATCCCGACCTCGACTCTGACAAGGTACGGATATCTATATCTAGCTAAACAACGTtactagctagttggctaatgttaactagctaacctTTATGTTACACATCATGTGAATGTTCTAACGTTAACTTACGTTACCTAGCTAGGATATCCAGACCGATTTACTAACTAGTTAGCTAGTTATTTTAGTTGTTTAGCCAGGAAGTAAGCCAAACTGATAGCTAATTTAGATGGTCAACGTTAGCTACTAACGTCGTTACTAGTACAGGCTAGCTAGTTCAGCTGGCCAACGTTAACTCCCAAAGAACTTGTCTAACTAGCTAAATAACGTTACCGTTAACGTTAGTTTGTTttcctgtttttttctggatAACCCTCCTGACTACAGATCTACAGTAACTAACTTAACAAATATTAATTTGTACAGCAGCACGTTTCTACTCGTACTAAGATAGATAACATTCGTATATAGTACTAGTATCTGTCAGTTCGCTAACAGGCAAGTTTGCTATCTAGTCAACCACAATAAACTGTTACTGTAGCTATTTAGCTGGTGAATAACGCCTACACGCCAATGGACCATAAAATACATTGTTGACAAGACCAGCAAgtagtatatatatttttgtaaataattGGGCTTATAATATACAATTGTGCAAATGAGCCCCCCTTTCCCGAAAAGGAGCGTTGCCCCTGTAAAATAAAGTATGATAATCCACATGTTGAATGTGTTTACCATCCTGATTTCCAACACTCAAAGGTCACCATGCATCATTTAACAGGAGGATGACATTTAAAAGCGGCCAAAAGACCTTACAAGACAAGTTGGCTCAGTCATACAGATGCAGTTGCAATGAGTCTTGGGCTCTGAAAGATCCACAGTATCCCAGCAGAATAGTTTCATCCCATAGTTATCTAGGATATTTACGAAACTATGCTGATTAGCGTTTCTAATTTGAAGTCGAGGTGAAAGTCTCCAATGTCTGTAATGTTCATGTGCCCAGTGTAATGTAAGGAGATGTATCTCTGCCCTCTGTATTGATTCTTGCTAATGATGGCGCGTGTGTGTGAAGGCTGGAGCAAGGCCGCTGTGGTGATCCTTCAGGGATAATGAGACCTGCTAAATGTCAGTTACCCCATGTTGGCGCTGCTCCAAGCTCTGGCCACAGAGCTGTTGTATCCATGGATTGGCTATGGGTTTATGCTATTGCACAGTTCTGTTTCGATGTTTGTCACTGTACAAAAATCGTCAATGGTTTCTCCCCAGATTTGTTATCGATTGTCTGCTTTTCTCATTGTTATCGACTTCTCTTTCTTCAGGATGAAACGGGTGCCTATTTGATAGACCGGGACCCAACATACTTTGGTCCAGTGCTCAACTACCTGAGGCATGGGAAACTGGTGCTCAATAGAGGCCTTGCCGAGGAAGGTATGATGATAATGTCTTGGGGATATTCTGAGATATGCTGAGACATGTCTGAAGAGTTGTGCCATTCTGTTATCTTTGTTGCTGTTTCTTTTTCGCTCTAACACGTCACACGCTAACAATCACACTTATTACATTTTAACACCACAGCAGTTCTCATTAGCATACATAGTTGTTTTCAATGATTGGGGTTTTAAGAACTGGTTAAATACATTCTGTTCCTCTCAAGGTGTACTGGAAGAGGCTGAATTCTACAATATCCCTTCTTTGATCAAGCTAATTAAAGACAAAATCAGGGAGAGGGACTGCAAAACAGTTCAGGTGTGTGGGCTTGACTAAAATTGTCATTGCTATCTGGGTGATTTCTTTCTTCCCTGAGACTGTCCTGTTGTAATCACTAATACAGAGCTCTGGATATTAAAAGGGGCAGTGGAGTGGCATGTCAGCCTTGGTGCCTCTAAGGCCCTCTAACTACTGGCGAGAGGCACATCCTTGGCAAGCTCCCTCCCAAGGATCACCTCTGTTTACATGGTCTAATACTGCAATGACTCTGGGCACAAGCTCTGCTTAAGCTACTGGGATTTCCAGGTCTTGTTGATGTATTTGCATTAGTCCAGAGTCTCCTTACCCTTGCCAGGTAGAGGAGGTCAGGAATTGGCACATACTCGCTATGCTCTGCTCTGGGGGGGATGGGTGATTCATATGTAGCCTATTGAGAGCACTTGCTGCTCTGTTGCATGTGAATTAACatggcctctttctctctccacagctCCCTATAAAACATGTCTATAGAGTCTTGCAGTGCCAAGAAGAGGAGCTAACACAAATGGTTTCCACCATGTCAGATGGTTGGAAGTTTGAACAGGTAATTATCCTGAAAGGAAGACATTGGGGAGTGTTCTGCCTcctattttcagaaatgttcctTTCGGCTGCACTTTGACTTGTGTTG
Coding sequences within it:
- the LOC120036660 gene encoding BTB/POZ domain-containing protein KCTD5-like isoform X2, coding for MAEKSPDSNGSVDQCPALSPEQRMQSAGIGASKWVRLNVGGTYFLTTRQTLCRDSKSFLYRLCQADPDLDSDKDETGAYLIDRDPTYFGPVLNYLRHGKLVLNRGLAEEGVLEEAEFYNIPSLIKLIKDKIRERDCKTVQLPIKHVYRVLQCQEEELTQMVSTMSDGWKFEQLVSIGSSYNYGNEDQAEFLCVVSKELHNQSYGTSSEPSEKAKILQEQGSRM
- the LOC120036660 gene encoding BTB/POZ domain-containing protein KCTD5-like isoform X1, which encodes MAEKSPDSNGSVDQCPALSPEQRMQSAGIGASKWVRLNVGGTYFLTTRQTLCRDSKSFLYRLCQADPDLDSDKDETGAYLIDRDPTYFGPVLNYLRHGKLVLNRGLAEEGVLEEAEFYNIPSLIKLIKDKIRERDCKTVQLPIKHVYRVLQCQEEELTQMVSTMSDGWKFEQSLRNISLLIGHWFPPFPPPPQLVSIGSSYNYGNEDQAEFLCVVSKELHNQSYGTSSEPSEKAKILQEQGSRM